One window of Phalacrocorax carbo chromosome 1, bPhaCar2.1, whole genome shotgun sequence genomic DNA carries:
- the LOC104048740 gene encoding protein-lysine methyltransferase METTL21E isoform X1 yields MDLTSSHHNHLQNELIRERQEGEKEDEQIVAEIMRRRFFPALITHKAWEGFHFAGHEIRITEATDCYGAVVWPSALILCYFLETNSKQYNLVDKNVIEIGAGTGLVSIVASLLGALVTATDLPELLGNLQHNVLQNTKLKCKHQPRVKELSWGIDLEKNFPRSSCHFDYIMAADVVYHHPFLDELLLTFDHLCKNDTVILWAMKFRLDKENQFVGRFQSLFDLEVISNFPSLNITLYKAMRKGRMKTRPSKLMV; encoded by the exons gggaaaaagaagacgAACAGATAGTTGCAGAAATCATGAGAAGgcgtttttttcctgctcttatAACTCATAAGGCCTGGGAAGGCTTTCACTTTGCTGGTCATGAGATAAGAATTACAGAAGCCACTGATTGTTACGGGGCAGTCGTCTGGCCATCG GCTCTcattctgtgttattttttggAAACTAATTCTAAACAATACAATTTGGTTGACAAAAATGTGATTGAAATTGGAGCTGGAACTGGGTTAGTCTCCATAGTAGCCAGTTTACTGG GTGCACTTGTGACTGCCACTGATTTGCCAGAACTGCTGGGAAACCTTCAGCACAACGTTctccaaaatacaaaattgaAATGCAAGCACCAGCCTCGTGTTAAGGAATTGTCTTGGGGAATCGATCTCGAAAAGAACTTTCCTAGGTCTTCCTGTCACTTTGACTATATTATGGCTGCTGATGTAGTTTACCACCATCCCTTCCTGGATGAACTCCTCCTAACTTTTGATCACTTGTGCAAGAATGACACTGTTATTCTGTGGGCTATGAAATTTAGGCTGGACAAAGAGAACCAATTTGTGGGCAGGTTTCAGTCACTGTTTGACTTGGAGGTGATCTCTAATTTCCCCAGTTTGAACATAACCTTATATAAGGCAATGAGGAAAGGCAGGATGAAAACGAGACCCTCCAAACTGATGGTCTGA